A single genomic interval of Nitratidesulfovibrio sp. SRB-5 harbors:
- a CDS encoding outer membrane protein assembly factor BamD, which translates to MRNALSRLLAVLPPVLLVLLLSGCGIIDYFYLPPPEETAQELFEAGNDSMREKRYGEAAESFSKLKEQFPFSPYTIEAELSLADAHFLDEDYLLAGEAYKEFETLHPRHEAIPYVLYQVGQSRQKAFLSIDRPTTGLTEAIQYYQRLRESYPGTEYAEKAKQHIAECRRLLAERELYIGDFFWRAERYGAAWRRYVYVVENFPEIEDLRSHAEEKGKVAYLKYRQQQSQQVHEQREGSWKRWFKWL; encoded by the coding sequence ATGCGTAACGCCCTCTCCCGTCTCCTGGCCGTTTTGCCCCCTGTGCTGCTGGTGTTGCTGCTTTCGGGCTGCGGCATCATCGACTACTTCTACCTGCCTCCGCCGGAAGAAACCGCGCAGGAACTCTTCGAGGCCGGCAACGACTCCATGCGCGAGAAGCGCTACGGCGAAGCTGCGGAATCCTTCAGCAAGCTGAAGGAACAGTTCCCGTTCAGCCCGTATACCATCGAGGCCGAGCTCTCGCTTGCCGACGCGCACTTCCTGGACGAGGACTACCTGCTGGCGGGCGAAGCCTACAAGGAATTCGAAACCCTGCACCCCCGGCACGAGGCCATTCCCTACGTGCTGTACCAGGTGGGGCAGTCGCGCCAGAAGGCCTTCCTGTCCATCGACCGGCCCACCACGGGCCTGACGGAAGCCATCCAGTACTACCAGCGCCTGCGCGAAAGCTACCCCGGCACCGAATATGCCGAGAAGGCCAAGCAGCACATCGCCGAATGCCGCCGCCTCCTTGCCGAGCGCGAACTGTACATCGGCGACTTCTTCTGGCGCGCCGAACGCTACGGCGCCGCCTGGCGCCGCTACGTGTACGTGGTGGAGAACTTCCCGGAAATCGAAGACCTGCGCAGCCATGCCGAAGAAAAGGGCAAGGTCGCCTACCTCAAGTACCGCCAGCAGCAGTCGCAGCAGGTGCATGAACAGCGCGAAGGCTCGTGGAAGCGCTGGTTCAAGTGGCTGTAG
- a CDS encoding NAD(P)/FAD-dependent oxidoreductase: MKTYDAIVIGGGPAGMTAALYLLRSGVSVAFVEKLSPGGQVLMTAEIENYPGFPKGIQGWELADLFAAHLERYPHDKYNDAVTAFEPAPGANRVRVGDEWIVGKTVVVCSGARYKKLGLPDEDRLIGKGISYCALCDGNFFRGQKVGVVGGGNSALEESLYLAKLVANLHLIHRRDEFRGCKCYQEKVQSAPNIDIEFSSVVRKLHGDTGLTGITLADVKTGEERFLPLDGLFIFIGFEPVGDFLPDGIDKDPQGFIITDTEMRTSLPGVFAAGDIRSKACRQVTTAVGDGATAATAAFTYLEQLDA, from the coding sequence ATGAAGACATACGACGCCATCGTCATTGGAGGAGGGCCGGCCGGCATGACGGCCGCCCTCTATCTTTTGCGTTCCGGCGTGAGCGTCGCCTTTGTCGAAAAGCTGTCTCCCGGCGGCCAGGTGCTCATGACCGCCGAGATAGAGAACTACCCCGGCTTTCCAAAGGGCATCCAGGGTTGGGAACTGGCGGACCTGTTCGCCGCCCACCTTGAACGCTACCCCCACGACAAGTACAACGACGCCGTGACCGCGTTCGAACCCGCCCCCGGCGCCAACCGGGTGCGCGTGGGCGACGAATGGATCGTCGGCAAGACCGTGGTGGTCTGCTCCGGCGCCCGCTACAAGAAGCTGGGGCTGCCGGACGAAGACCGCCTGATCGGAAAGGGCATCTCGTACTGCGCCCTGTGCGACGGCAACTTCTTTCGCGGCCAGAAGGTAGGCGTGGTGGGCGGCGGCAACTCCGCCCTTGAAGAATCGCTGTACCTTGCCAAGCTGGTGGCCAACCTGCACCTGATTCACCGCCGCGACGAGTTTCGCGGTTGCAAGTGCTACCAGGAAAAGGTGCAGTCCGCGCCCAACATCGACATCGAGTTTTCCTCCGTCGTTCGCAAGCTGCACGGCGATACCGGCCTGACCGGCATCACCCTGGCCGATGTGAAGACGGGCGAAGAACGCTTCCTGCCGCTGGACGGGCTGTTCATTTTCATCGGTTTCGAACCCGTGGGCGACTTTCTGCCCGACGGCATCGACAAGGACCCGCAGGGCTTCATCATCACCGATACCGAGATGCGCACCAGCCTGCCGGGTGTCTTCGCCGCCGGGGATATCCGGTCGAAGGCCTGCCGCCAGGTGACCACCGCCGTCGGTGACGGGGCCACTGCCGCAACCGCAGCCTTCACCTATCTGGAACAGCTCGATGCGTAA
- the trxA gene encoding thioredoxin, translating to MAVQITDANFEANVLKSSIPVLIDFWAPWCGPCRAMGPVIDELAAEYDGKVLIAKMNVDENPATPSKYGIRAIPTLILFKGGEVVEQITGAVSKSSIKDMIAQKALG from the coding sequence ATGGCCGTTCAGATCACCGACGCCAACTTCGAAGCCAACGTCCTCAAATCCTCCATTCCCGTGCTGATCGACTTCTGGGCTCCCTGGTGCGGTCCGTGTCGCGCGATGGGCCCCGTCATCGACGAGCTGGCCGCCGAATACGACGGCAAGGTGCTCATCGCCAAGATGAACGTGGACGAGAACCCCGCCACCCCCTCCAAGTACGGCATCCGCGCCATCCCCACCCTGATCCTGTTCAAGGGCGGCGAAGTGGTCGAACAGATCACCGGCGCCGTGTCCAAGAGCAGCATCAAGGACATGATCGCGCAGAAGGCCCTTGGCTAA
- the tsaD gene encoding tRNA (adenosine(37)-N6)-threonylcarbamoyltransferase complex transferase subunit TsaD, which yields MLCLGIETSCDETALALVRDGVVIADVMSSQADVHALFGGVVPELASREHYRLIGALCDEVLRRAGVTAADIDVVAVARGPGLLGSLLVGMGFAKGLALATGARLVGVNHLHAHLLAAGIAAEMAYPALGLLVSGGHTHIYRMESPRHMPLLGRTLDDAAGEAFDKVAKQLGLAYPGGRTIDELGRKGRVNPTMFPRPYVDNDNLDFSFSGLKTAAGLVIQANPALAAAARAVATGSVDVGGGEGEADQALPDVSGLCDMCASFNHAVADTLRIKLERALVRENGSLPGTPAAPARKKRKKSGVVAVDAGQAATHGEASLATDMVQGRASPDEPRTPVRALVAAGGVAANSYVREALGDLSRRAGLPLLLPSPALCTDNGIMVAHAGWQLASLGLGHDLALEAIPRGRSIPDDFTMFRSV from the coding sequence ATGCTCTGTCTCGGCATAGAAACCTCGTGCGATGAAACTGCGCTGGCGCTTGTGCGCGACGGCGTGGTCATTGCCGACGTCATGTCCTCGCAGGCCGACGTGCACGCCCTGTTCGGCGGGGTGGTGCCGGAACTGGCCTCGCGCGAGCATTACCGGCTCATCGGCGCCCTGTGCGACGAAGTGCTGCGCCGGGCGGGCGTGACCGCCGCCGACATCGACGTGGTGGCCGTGGCGCGCGGGCCGGGTCTGCTGGGCAGCCTGCTGGTGGGCATGGGCTTTGCCAAGGGGCTTGCCCTGGCCACCGGCGCACGGCTGGTGGGGGTCAACCACCTGCATGCCCACCTGCTGGCGGCGGGCATTGCCGCAGAGATGGCGTACCCCGCGCTGGGCCTTCTGGTGTCCGGCGGGCATACCCACATCTACCGCATGGAATCTCCGCGCCACATGCCGCTGCTGGGGCGCACCCTGGACGACGCGGCGGGCGAGGCCTTCGACAAGGTGGCCAAGCAGCTCGGCCTGGCCTATCCCGGCGGACGCACCATTGATGAACTGGGCCGCAAGGGCAGGGTGAACCCCACCATGTTTCCCCGGCCCTACGTGGATAACGACAACCTCGATTTCAGCTTCAGCGGCCTGAAGACCGCAGCCGGGCTGGTGATCCAGGCAAACCCCGCCTTGGCCGCCGCCGCGCGCGCCGTGGCAACCGGCTCGGTCGATGTGGGGGGAGGCGAGGGTGAGGCGGATCAGGCCCTGCCCGATGTATCCGGCCTCTGCGACATGTGCGCCTCGTTCAACCACGCCGTGGCCGACACCCTGCGCATCAAGCTGGAAAGGGCGCTGGTGCGTGAAAACGGTTCGCTGCCCGGCACGCCCGCCGCACCGGCCAGAAAGAAGCGCAAAAAGAGCGGGGTGGTAGCAGTGGATGCCGGTCAGGCCGCGACGCATGGGGAGGCATCCCTCGCCACGGATATGGTGCAGGGCAGGGCGTCACCCGACGAACCACGCACCCCGGTCAGGGCGCTTGTTGCTGCCGGTGGCGTGGCTGCCAATTCTTATGTGCGCGAGGCCCTCGGCGATCTTTCCCGGCGCGCAGGCCTGCCGCTGCTGTTGCCGTCGCCCGCCCTGTGCACCGACAACGGCATCATGGTGGCCCATGCGGGCTGGCAGCTGGCATCCCTTGGACTGGGGCACGACCTTGCGTTGGAAGCCATCCCGCGCGGGCGCTCGATTCCCGATGATTTCACCATGTTCCGCAGTGTGTAG
- the fbp gene encoding class 1 fructose-bisphosphatase codes for MPEVTVTEHLLLHQKRSPAATGQFTTLLNDLILSAKIIARSVNKAGLLDVLGGTGEVNVQGENVQKLDEFANRVLIYRMERSGALCAMGSEENADVIRVSEKLTRGDYILIFDPLDGSSNIDVNINVGTIFSILRRKSPSGDDATMEDVLQSGTEQVAAGYILYGPSTMLVYSTGQGVHGFTLDPTVGEFLLSHPDIRIPERGKIYSVNESYWHYWDEATREAVGYFKGTDNERGKPYSLRYVGSLVADFHRTLLYGGIFMYPMDQRDPQKPQGKLRLQCEASPLAFLAEQAGGLATDGTGRILDIKPQVLHERVPLFIGSRRDVQAVTDIYTRHAK; via the coding sequence ATGCCAGAGGTCACCGTTACCGAGCACCTGCTGCTGCACCAGAAGCGTTCGCCCGCCGCCACCGGCCAGTTCACCACCCTGCTGAACGACCTCATCCTGTCCGCCAAGATCATCGCCCGCAGCGTGAACAAGGCGGGCCTGCTGGATGTTCTGGGCGGCACGGGCGAGGTCAACGTGCAGGGCGAGAACGTGCAGAAGCTGGACGAATTCGCCAACCGAGTGCTCATCTATCGCATGGAGCGTTCCGGCGCGCTGTGCGCCATGGGTTCCGAAGAGAACGCCGACGTCATCCGCGTGTCCGAAAAGCTCACCCGTGGCGACTACATCCTCATCTTCGACCCGCTGGACGGCTCGTCCAACATCGACGTGAACATCAACGTCGGCACCATTTTTTCCATCCTGCGCCGCAAGTCGCCCTCCGGCGACGACGCCACCATGGAAGACGTGTTGCAGTCAGGCACCGAGCAGGTGGCCGCGGGCTACATCCTGTACGGCCCCTCCACCATGCTGGTGTATTCCACCGGCCAGGGCGTGCACGGCTTCACCCTGGACCCCACCGTGGGCGAATTCCTGCTTTCGCACCCCGACATCCGCATCCCGGAGCGGGGCAAGATATACTCCGTCAACGAATCCTACTGGCACTACTGGGACGAGGCCACCCGCGAGGCCGTCGGCTACTTCAAGGGCACCGACAACGAGCGCGGCAAGCCCTATTCCCTGCGCTACGTTGGGTCGCTGGTGGCGGATTTCCACCGCACCCTGCTGTACGGCGGCATCTTCATGTACCCCATGGACCAGCGCGACCCGCAAAAGCCCCAGGGCAAGCTGCGCCTGCAATGCGAAGCCTCGCCCCTGGCCTTTCTGGCCGAGCAGGCCGGTGGCCTTGCCACCGACGGCACGGGCCGCATCCTGGACATCAAGCCCCAGGTGCTGCACGAACGCGTGCCCCTGTTCATCGGCTCGCGCCGCGATGTGCAGGCCGTGACCGACATCTACACCCGCCACGCGAAGTAG
- a CDS encoding tetratricopeptide repeat protein has translation MKAKIEWYQEVLELEPSSKVFFPLARLLAENGQPDDAIATLRQGLDRHPEFIEARLFLIELLHSSHRDDLRDGEVGKLARLLGAYPGFWDAWSACLAAGDKGRDTALALAFLAASFRSGTQGALSWTSVIEHGLRAMLGGNGTDPVPAPRPATPAASLAAPSAVPETPYTPDMPDMSDEHDDASVAPAGKERTFAASAPSAAPAASGASGVVAAPDALDAQDEEEEHFSLRTRSMAQVLAEQGDLRGALDIYEELLAASGSDEERADISGVIQELTNRLKSVGEGSQRQQAADEGQPLQGKHKLIHMLESLAERLEARAQG, from the coding sequence ATGAAGGCAAAAATTGAGTGGTATCAAGAGGTACTTGAACTCGAACCGAGTTCGAAGGTCTTTTTTCCGCTCGCCCGCCTGCTGGCAGAAAACGGCCAACCCGATGACGCCATAGCCACCCTGCGCCAGGGGCTTGACCGCCATCCCGAATTCATCGAAGCCCGCCTTTTCCTCATAGAACTCCTGCATTCAAGCCACAGGGACGACCTGCGCGACGGCGAAGTGGGCAAGCTGGCCCGCCTGCTGGGCGCGTATCCCGGCTTCTGGGATGCCTGGAGCGCCTGCCTGGCCGCCGGGGACAAGGGCCGCGACACCGCGCTGGCCCTGGCCTTTCTGGCGGCCTCGTTCCGTTCCGGCACCCAGGGTGCGCTGTCGTGGACATCCGTCATCGAGCACGGCTTGCGCGCCATGCTGGGCGGCAACGGCACGGACCCCGTGCCCGCCCCGCGCCCCGCGACGCCCGCAGCCTCCCTTGCCGCGCCTTCCGCTGTGCCCGAGACGCCGTATACGCCCGATATGCCTGACATGTCGGACGAGCACGACGACGCCAGCGTGGCCCCCGCCGGGAAAGAGCGCACCTTCGCCGCGTCCGCCCCGTCCGCCGCGCCCGCCGCATCGGGCGCATCCGGTGTGGTTGCCGCGCCCGATGCCCTGGACGCACAGGACGAGGAAGAAGAACATTTTTCGCTGCGCACCCGCTCCATGGCGCAGGTGCTGGCCGAGCAGGGCGACCTGCGCGGTGCCCTCGACATCTACGAGGAACTGCTGGCCGCTTCGGGCAGCGACGAAGAGCGCGCCGACATCTCCGGCGTGATCCAGGAACTCACCAACCGCCTCAAGTCCGTGGGGGAGGGAAGCCAGCGGCAGCAGGCGGCCGACGAGGGGCAGCCCCTCCAGGGCAAACACAAGCTCATCCACATGCTCGAATCACTGGCCGAGCGCCTGGAGGCGCGCGCCCAGGGGTAA
- a CDS encoding FtsB family cell division protein produces the protein MFWRRLLIGLSLALNVVLLYRLVWSDQGMVAYKTLKQQSTAMEARLKDLDTRNLALSREIRLLQADGKYVEKMIRKRLNFVKDNEILYIFPETQAEAATPGAGSDEGKN, from the coding sequence ATGTTCTGGCGTCGCCTGCTCATCGGCCTTTCTCTGGCCCTTAACGTTGTCCTGCTGTATCGCCTTGTCTGGAGCGACCAGGGCATGGTGGCGTACAAGACGCTGAAGCAGCAGTCCACCGCCATGGAGGCCCGCCTGAAGGACCTCGACACCCGCAACCTGGCCCTCAGCCGCGAAATACGGCTCTTGCAGGCGGACGGGAAATATGTCGAAAAGATGATCCGCAAGCGGTTGAACTTCGTGAAGGACAACGAAATCCTCTACATCTTCCCCGAGACGCAGGCGGAAGCGGCCACACCGGGAGCCGGATCTGATGAAGGCAAAAATTGA
- the pgsA gene encoding CDP-diacylglycerol--glycerol-3-phosphate 3-phosphatidyltransferase has protein sequence MFNLANRITLARIFIVPAIVVLLMFPGRITCLAAVVLFALASITDVIDGHIARRSNMVTSFGKFLDPLADKILIGSVLIMLVELGWIAGWIAIVIIARELMVTGLRAVAADEGLVIAADKFGKMKTVMQMFALVPLMLHFPWFGLDPNPAGQFMLYIALFLTVFSGFNYLYTFYGNWLKEGAGRA, from the coding sequence ATGTTCAACCTTGCCAACCGCATCACGCTGGCGCGCATCTTCATCGTGCCCGCCATCGTCGTGCTGCTGATGTTCCCCGGACGCATCACCTGCCTGGCGGCCGTGGTGCTGTTCGCGCTGGCCTCCATCACCGACGTCATCGACGGGCACATCGCCCGCCGGTCGAACATGGTGACCAGTTTCGGCAAGTTCCTGGACCCGCTGGCCGACAAGATTCTCATCGGTTCCGTGCTGATCATGCTGGTTGAACTGGGCTGGATCGCCGGCTGGATCGCCATCGTGATCATCGCGCGCGAGCTGATGGTCACCGGCCTGCGCGCCGTGGCCGCCGACGAGGGGCTGGTCATCGCCGCGGACAAGTTCGGCAAGATGAAGACCGTCATGCAGATGTTCGCGCTGGTGCCGCTGATGCTGCACTTCCCGTGGTTCGGGCTGGACCCCAACCCGGCAGGGCAGTTTATGCTTTACATCGCGTTGTTTCTCACGGTATTTTCAGGCTTCAACTACCTGTATACATTTTACGGAAACTGGCTCAAGGAAGGCGCCGGACGGGCCTAG
- a CDS encoding Mrp/NBP35 family ATP-binding protein, with protein MSSCSTCPSAKNKAETGKPSAGMAIQDEIISSTLGRIRYKLFIMSGKGGVGKSSVTVNTAAALAARGYKVGILDVDIHGPSVPNLLGLRAGIEADERGGLLNPAKYNDNLFVISMDSLLKDRDTAVLWRGPKKTAAIRQFVSDVNWGDLDFLLIDSPPGTGDEHMTVLKTIPDALCVVVTTPQEISLADVRKAINFLQYAQANVLGVVENMSGLYCPHCGGEISLFKKGGGRELAEKYGLTFLGAVPLDPATVVAADRGVPVVMLEEDSRAKQGFLELADNIAAASENSLEAVASTHA; from the coding sequence ATGTCCTCGTGCAGCACCTGCCCCTCGGCAAAGAACAAGGCCGAAACGGGCAAGCCCAGCGCCGGCATGGCCATTCAGGACGAGATCATCTCCTCCACGCTGGGGCGGATCAGATACAAGCTCTTCATCATGAGCGGCAAGGGCGGGGTGGGCAAAAGCTCCGTCACCGTGAACACGGCGGCGGCCCTGGCCGCGCGCGGCTACAAGGTGGGCATCCTGGACGTGGACATCCACGGCCCCAGCGTGCCCAACCTGCTGGGCCTGCGCGCGGGCATAGAGGCCGACGAGCGCGGCGGCCTGCTGAACCCGGCGAAGTACAACGACAACCTGTTCGTCATCTCCATGGATTCGCTGCTCAAGGACCGCGACACGGCGGTGCTGTGGCGCGGCCCCAAGAAGACGGCGGCCATCCGCCAGTTCGTTTCCGACGTGAACTGGGGCGACCTGGACTTTCTGCTCATCGATTCCCCCCCCGGCACCGGCGACGAGCACATGACCGTGCTGAAGACCATCCCCGACGCCCTGTGCGTGGTGGTGACCACCCCGCAGGAAATCTCGCTGGCCGACGTGCGCAAGGCCATCAACTTCCTGCAGTACGCCCAGGCCAACGTGCTGGGCGTGGTCGAGAACATGAGCGGCCTGTACTGTCCGCACTGCGGCGGCGAAATTTCGCTGTTCAAGAAGGGCGGCGGACGCGAACTGGCGGAGAAGTACGGCCTGACCTTCCTGGGCGCCGTGCCGCTGGACCCGGCCACCGTGGTGGCCGCCGACCGGGGCGTGCCCGTGGTGATGCTGGAAGAGGATTCGCGCGCCAAGCAGGGCTTTCTGGAACTGGCCGACAACATCGCCGCCGCGTCGGAGAACAGCCTGGAGGCCGTGGCCAGCACCCACGCCTGA
- a CDS encoding YqaA family protein, translating to MRLFSRLLDRLWAAAASRGAVRMLVLVSFTESVFFPLPPDLLLIPMALAARERALRLAAICLAASVAGGVAGYFVGMFFMDVAGMPIVRFYGLQEQYHAVKDWYDAYSAWAVAVAGLTPVPYKLCTLTAGAFRIDFITFLLASVASRGLRFFVIAGLIYLYGERVRYFLERRFDLVLLVTLVLGVLGFVAIKFLN from the coding sequence ATGCGCCTGTTCTCCCGCCTTCTCGACCGCTTGTGGGCCGCCGCCGCATCGCGCGGTGCCGTGCGCATGCTGGTGCTGGTCTCGTTCACCGAATCGGTTTTCTTTCCGTTGCCGCCGGACCTGCTGCTGATTCCCATGGCCCTGGCCGCGCGCGAACGGGCATTGCGCCTGGCGGCCATCTGTCTGGCCGCATCGGTGGCGGGCGGCGTTGCGGGCTATTTCGTGGGCATGTTCTTCATGGACGTGGCCGGCATGCCCATCGTGCGCTTTTACGGGTTGCAGGAGCAGTACCACGCGGTGAAGGACTGGTATGACGCCTACAGCGCCTGGGCGGTTGCCGTGGCCGGGCTTACCCCGGTGCCGTACAAGCTGTGCACCCTCACCGCCGGAGCCTTCCGCATCGATTTCATCACCTTCCTGCTGGCGTCGGTGGCCAGCCGGGGGCTGCGCTTTTTCGTCATCGCCGGGCTCATCTACCTGTACGGCGAACGGGTGCGCTATTTTCTGGAGCGCCGGTTCGACCTCGTGTTGCTGGTCACGCTGGTGCTTGGCGTGCTGGGCTTCGTGGCGATCAAGTTCCTGAACTGA
- a CDS encoding protein-L-isoaspartate(D-aspartate) O-methyltransferase, whose protein sequence is MLDMKRNRERMVKQQLETRGITDPAVLAAMRSVPRHLFVQEALRAQAYEDHPLPIGHGQTISQPFIVALMSQIIEPQPGLRALEIGTGSGYQAAVLAEMGLDVYTVERIRELHAAARDLLRTLKYRKVRLKLDDGTLGWPEAAPYDRILVTAGGPEVPLPLIEQLADPGIMVIPVGSSKRMQELVVVRKQGGRVVRESKGGVAFVDLVGTHGWRG, encoded by the coding sequence ATGCTCGACATGAAGCGCAACCGTGAGCGCATGGTGAAACAGCAGCTCGAGACGCGCGGCATCACCGATCCGGCCGTACTTGCGGCCATGCGTTCCGTGCCGCGTCACCTGTTCGTGCAGGAAGCCCTGCGCGCACAGGCCTACGAGGACCACCCCCTGCCCATAGGGCATGGACAGACCATTTCGCAGCCGTTCATCGTGGCGCTCATGTCGCAGATCATAGAGCCGCAACCGGGCCTGCGCGCGCTGGAAATAGGCACCGGCTCCGGCTACCAGGCCGCCGTGCTGGCGGAAATGGGCCTGGACGTGTACACGGTGGAACGCATCCGCGAACTGCACGCCGCCGCGCGCGACCTGCTGCGCACGCTGAAGTACCGCAAGGTGCGGCTGAAGCTGGACGACGGCACCCTGGGCTGGCCCGAAGCCGCCCCCTACGACCGCATCCTGGTCACGGCGGGCGGGCCGGAAGTGCCGCTGCCGCTCATCGAGCAACTGGCGGACCCGGGCATCATGGTCATTCCCGTGGGGTCCAGCAAGCGGATGCAGGAACTGGTGGTGGTGCGCAAGCAGGGCGGACGCGTGGTGCGCGAAAGCAAGGGCGGCGTGGCCTTCGTGGATCTGGTGGGCACCCACGGCTGGCGCGGCTAG
- a CDS encoding CBS domain-containing protein, translated as MLYVGDLMSTGLFTLKKTDSLRAARSLMQLARIRHIPIVDAKGDFQGLLTHRDILSATISRFADVDEAVQNEIDAGIPVGEIMRTDVVRVHPDTLLRDAAELLLHHKYGCLPVTEGDRLVGIVTEADFLKLTISLLDAVEHP; from the coding sequence ATGCTCTACGTCGGCGATCTCATGTCCACCGGGCTCTTCACCCTGAAGAAGACCGATTCGCTCCGGGCGGCCCGCTCGCTGATGCAGCTGGCCCGCATCCGGCACATTCCCATCGTGGATGCCAAGGGCGACTTCCAGGGGTTGCTGACCCACCGCGACATCCTGTCCGCCACCATCTCGCGCTTCGCCGACGTGGACGAGGCCGTGCAGAACGAGATCGACGCGGGCATTCCGGTGGGCGAAATCATGCGGACCGACGTGGTGCGCGTGCACCCCGACACCCTGCTGCGCGATGCCGCCGAACTGCTGTTGCACCACAAGTACGGGTGCCTGCCCGTGACCGAGGGCGACAGGCTGGTGGGCATCGTGACCGAGGCGGACTTCCTGAAGCTGACCATCAGCCTGCTGGATGCCGTCGAACATCCCTAG
- a CDS encoding M23 family metallopeptidase: MTAAKNLSIVIVFAALLGLLGIGGFMLFQDMEGPEVILTPDTGRASPHQDLTLTLRDKKSGVRSVTVTVKKNSHSLVVLDSAFTEGRREQRVTFNLKDAGLKDGAFDLEVRATDTSLAGFGKGNTTTRVYPLRLDTQPPRVSVKSMPPYVRRGGTGSILYSVNEEVERTGVKVGDLYFAGFKQPSGDYLCFFAFPHFLTVAQYAPEITAVDLSGNAMASRLVIRPLDRVFRHDNINISENFLASKMPEFEQDVPGDLSPLERFLKVNNELRVSNEQKLLEIGKDTAPAMLWHGAFLQLPNSATRAGFADNRSYLHNGQKVDNQTHLGLDFASLAMAEVPASNSGRVVFAGTLGIYGNLVVVDHGLGLQTLYSHLSEISANVGQQVKKGDIIGKTGTTGMAGGDHLHFGVTIGGVQVQPLEWLDPHWIEDNVTARLK, from the coding sequence ATGACAGCAGCTAAGAATCTTTCCATCGTGATCGTCTTCGCGGCCCTGCTGGGGCTGCTCGGCATCGGCGGCTTCATGCTCTTCCAGGACATGGAAGGGCCGGAAGTCATCCTTACCCCGGACACGGGGCGCGCCTCGCCGCATCAGGACCTTACCCTGACCCTGCGCGACAAGAAGTCGGGCGTCCGGTCCGTCACCGTCACGGTGAAAAAGAATTCGCACTCGCTGGTCGTACTCGACAGCGCCTTCACCGAAGGTCGCCGCGAACAACGCGTGACCTTCAACCTGAAGGATGCGGGCCTGAAGGACGGAGCCTTCGACCTTGAAGTGCGCGCCACCGACACCTCGCTGGCCGGGTTCGGCAAGGGCAACACCACCACCAGGGTCTATCCCCTGCGCCTGGACACCCAGCCCCCGCGCGTTTCGGTAAAGAGCATGCCCCCCTACGTGCGGCGCGGCGGCACCGGCTCCATCCTCTATTCGGTCAACGAAGAGGTGGAACGCACCGGCGTGAAAGTGGGCGACCTGTACTTTGCGGGGTTCAAGCAGCCCAGCGGCGACTACCTGTGCTTCTTCGCCTTTCCGCACTTTCTCACCGTGGCCCAGTACGCCCCGGAAATCACCGCCGTGGACCTTTCCGGCAACGCCATGGCCAGCCGCCTGGTCATCCGCCCGCTGGACCGGGTGTTCCGGCATGACAACATCAACATTTCCGAAAACTTCCTGGCCAGCAAGATGCCCGAATTCGAACAGGACGTACCCGGCGATCTGAGCCCGCTGGAGCGCTTCCTGAAGGTGAACAACGAGTTGCGGGTGTCCAACGAGCAGAAACTGCTGGAAATCGGCAAGGATACCGCCCCCGCCATGCTCTGGCACGGGGCCTTCCTGCAACTGCCCAACTCGGCCACCAGGGCCGGGTTTGCCGACAACCGCAGCTACCTGCACAACGGCCAGAAGGTGGACAACCAGACCCACCTCGGCCTGGACTTCGCCTCGCTGGCCATGGCCGAGGTGCCCGCCTCCAACAGCGGGCGCGTGGTCTTTGCCGGAACTCTCGGCATTTATGGCAACCTCGTCGTCGTCGACCACGGCCTTGGTCTGCAAACCCTGTACTCGCACCTTAGCGAGATTTCGGCCAACGTGGGCCAGCAGGTGAAGAAGGGCGACATCATCGGCAAGACCGGCACCACCGGCATGGCAGGCGGCGACCACCTGCACTTCGGGGTGACCATCGGCGGGGTGCAGGTGCAGCCGCTGGAATGGCTGGACCCGCACTGGATCGAGGACAACGTGACGGCACGCCTGAAGTAG
- a CDS encoding DUF488 domain-containing protein, whose protein sequence is MAEVYVRRVYETAAAEGADPAGSNDGLRVLVDRLWPRGLARDNARIDHWLRGVAPSDDLRRWFGHDPERWQEFQARYHAELRASAHPDLALLRRLAAEQGRVTLLFAARDETRNNAVALKAFLDTLRGAV, encoded by the coding sequence ATGGCTGAGGTGTACGTGCGGCGCGTGTACGAGACGGCAGCGGCGGAGGGCGCAGACCCGGCAGGGTCCAATGACGGGCTGCGGGTACTGGTGGACCGGCTGTGGCCGCGCGGACTTGCGCGCGACAACGCCCGCATCGACCACTGGCTGCGCGGCGTGGCTCCGTCCGACGATCTGCGCCGCTGGTTCGGGCATGATCCCGAGCGCTGGCAGGAATTCCAAGCGCGCTACCATGCGGAACTGCGCGCCTCCGCACACCCGGACCTTGCCCTGCTGCGCAGGCTTGCGGCAGAGCAGGGCCGGGTCACGCTGCTATTCGCGGCACGGGACGAAACCCGAAACAACGCGGTGGCCCTGAAGGCCTTCCTGGATACGCTGCGGGGCGCCGTGTAG